In Brevibacterium zhoupengii, the following are encoded in one genomic region:
- a CDS encoding acetoin utilization protein AcuC yields MVFMADSDVYVVWDDAVTGYNFGPSHPMHPLRLDLTAKLAMDFGLFDADNVHIHGVSDVEEDTLANLHDADFIAAVKKIGDGAELSDEDARKYGIGTEDVPGFENMHAASAMLFQGSVDSARAIISGDYSHAVNFTGGMHHAMPDHASGFCVYNDIAGAITEFLGAGYERIAYIDLDAHHGDGVEKFFWDDPRVLTISMHESGKFLFPGSGFPADIGGLRAAASAANIALPPRTLDADWLRAFDATIPAIIDGFQPQVIVSQHGCDGHRSDPLTHMRLSVDAMRVATEWVRDLAAEHTGGKWLATGGGGYAIIDVVPRAWTNVLAISAGLDIDPGARIPGRWANYAQTKTGREAPLSMTDGYDGEYTRWSNGFDPESELDRAVMGTRKNLFPFFGLDPYFD; encoded by the coding sequence ATGGTCTTCATGGCCGATAGCGATGTGTATGTCGTCTGGGACGATGCGGTGACCGGATACAACTTCGGACCCAGCCATCCCATGCATCCCCTCAGACTCGATCTGACCGCGAAGCTGGCCATGGACTTCGGCCTCTTCGACGCCGACAATGTCCACATTCACGGTGTCAGCGACGTCGAAGAGGACACCTTGGCGAACCTTCACGACGCGGACTTCATCGCCGCGGTGAAGAAGATCGGGGACGGAGCCGAACTCAGCGACGAGGACGCGAGGAAATACGGGATCGGCACCGAAGACGTCCCCGGCTTCGAGAACATGCACGCCGCCTCGGCGATGCTGTTCCAGGGCTCGGTCGACTCGGCTCGGGCCATCATCTCCGGCGACTACTCCCACGCCGTGAACTTCACCGGCGGGATGCACCACGCGATGCCCGACCACGCCAGTGGGTTCTGCGTGTACAACGACATCGCCGGAGCCATCACCGAATTCCTGGGTGCCGGCTACGAACGCATCGCCTACATCGACCTCGACGCCCACCACGGCGACGGTGTGGAGAAGTTCTTCTGGGATGACCCACGGGTGCTGACGATCTCCATGCATGAATCCGGGAAGTTCCTGTTCCCCGGCTCCGGTTTCCCCGCCGACATCGGCGGACTGCGCGCGGCCGCCTCGGCGGCAAACATCGCACTGCCCCCGCGCACGCTCGACGCTGACTGGCTACGGGCCTTCGACGCCACCATCCCCGCGATCATCGACGGATTTCAGCCGCAGGTCATCGTCTCCCAGCACGGCTGCGACGGACACCGCAGCGACCCGCTGACGCACATGCGTCTGAGCGTGGACGCGATGCGGGTGGCCACCGAATGGGTGCGTGACCTGGCTGCCGAGCACACCGGCGGAAAGTGGCTGGCGACCGGGGGAGGGGGCTACGCGATCATCGATGTGGTGCCCCGCGCCTGGACCAATGTGCTCGCGATCTCCGCGGGACTCGACATCGACCCCGGCGCCCGCATTCCGGGCCGGTGGGCGAACTACGCGCAGACGAAGACCGGACGTGAGGCGCCCCTGTCGATGACCGACGGCTATGACGGCGAATACACTCGCTGGTCGAACGGATTCGACCCCGAATCTGAACTCGACCGAGCCGTGATGGGGACGAGGAAGAACCTGTTCCCATTCTTCGGACTCGACCCCTACTTCGACTGA
- a CDS encoding glutaredoxin family protein, which translates to MVTLTFLTRADCHLCETAREAIAEAVVGRDVSVDEIDIDSDDDLSGQYGWDVPVVLLNGRQHSFHRVDTDRLSKALAALGA; encoded by the coding sequence GTGGTCACATTGACCTTCCTGACGCGCGCCGACTGCCACCTGTGCGAGACCGCCAGGGAGGCCATCGCCGAGGCGGTGGTCGGCAGAGACGTGAGCGTGGACGAGATCGACATCGACTCCGATGACGATCTTTCCGGTCAATACGGTTGGGATGTCCCGGTCGTATTGCTCAACGGTCGGCAGCACAGCTTCCATCGGGTCGATACGGACCGGCTGTCTAAGGCCCTTGCGGCTTTGGGCGCATGA
- a CDS encoding potassium channel family protein has translation MANEHTSILVIGLGRFGSSTAATLAKLGREVMAIEHSAELVKDWSGKLTHVVEADATNIDALRQVGAGDFSTAVVGIGTSIEDSVLTTANLVDLGVGQVWAKAISPAHGKILHRIGAHHVLYPESDAGRRVAHLVSSRMMEYIEFDEGHFAVVKMRPPREIQGFTLSESGVRDKYGVTIVGIKSPSRDFTYAEPTTRVGKQDLLIVAGHVELLGRFAGRP, from the coding sequence TTGGCTAACGAACACACCTCAATCCTGGTCATCGGACTCGGACGCTTCGGGTCGTCGACCGCAGCCACTCTGGCCAAGCTGGGCCGTGAGGTCATGGCGATCGAACACAGCGCCGAACTGGTCAAGGACTGGAGCGGGAAACTCACCCACGTCGTCGAGGCCGATGCCACGAACATCGATGCCCTGCGCCAGGTGGGTGCCGGTGACTTCTCCACCGCCGTCGTCGGGATCGGAACCTCGATCGAAGACAGTGTGCTGACCACGGCCAACCTCGTGGATCTGGGCGTGGGACAGGTGTGGGCGAAGGCCATCTCACCCGCCCACGGCAAGATCCTCCACCGTATCGGCGCCCACCACGTCCTCTATCCCGAATCCGATGCCGGCCGGCGTGTGGCGCACCTGGTGAGTTCGCGGATGATGGAGTACATCGAGTTCGACGAAGGGCACTTCGCCGTGGTGAAGATGCGGCCTCCACGTGAGATCCAGGGCTTCACTCTCAGCGAATCGGGTGTCCGCGATAAGTACGGAGTCACGATCGTGGGCATCAAGAGCCCCAGCCGCGACTTCACCTACGCCGAGCCCACGACTCGCGTGGGCAAGCAGGATCTGCTCATCGTCGCCGGCCATGTGGAGCTGCTGGGACGCTTCGCCGGTCGGCCGTAG
- a CDS encoding helix-turn-helix transcriptional regulator, which yields MNVKAKESRALKAETRRLFVEAIDSLHRSGTGDVVFGGAVEDDEVAVEAVAGGSKDRLASLIVSTGRGLGGRALTEGTPQLTKDYGLDPFITHHYDEEVLGEGIQVLIAVPTLRGGDVTGMIYCGHRKNYDAAAPQTSDLVKRVRQLSEDLGRLGQPRPAEEPVEPERLYSDLESSSREALRRTYAELRSIRSGVDENEMRQRLTAVENRLADILSGHNSDLFPNPTPTISLSPRETDILSHVALGWSNARIAEGLGLRESTVKSYLNTAMVKLSAGTRHEAVSVARSAGALP from the coding sequence ATGAATGTCAAAGCAAAAGAATCTCGGGCACTGAAGGCCGAGACTCGACGACTCTTCGTTGAAGCCATCGACTCTCTGCACCGCAGCGGGACCGGTGATGTGGTCTTCGGCGGAGCAGTCGAGGACGATGAAGTCGCCGTCGAAGCAGTTGCCGGGGGCAGCAAAGATCGCCTCGCCTCACTCATCGTCAGCACAGGACGGGGGCTCGGCGGACGTGCACTCACCGAAGGCACACCCCAGCTGACCAAGGATTACGGGCTCGATCCCTTCATCACTCATCACTATGACGAGGAGGTCCTCGGCGAGGGGATCCAGGTTCTCATCGCTGTGCCGACGCTGCGCGGCGGTGACGTCACAGGGATGATCTACTGCGGTCACCGCAAGAACTACGATGCGGCAGCCCCGCAGACAAGCGACCTGGTCAAACGCGTGAGGCAGCTGTCAGAGGATCTGGGTCGACTAGGTCAGCCCCGACCGGCAGAGGAACCGGTCGAACCAGAGCGCCTGTATTCCGATCTCGAATCCTCGAGCCGTGAAGCGCTGCGCCGCACCTATGCGGAGCTGCGCTCGATCCGCTCGGGAGTCGACGAGAATGAAATGCGGCAGCGTCTGACCGCGGTGGAGAACCGTCTGGCCGATATCCTCTCAGGCCACAATTCGGATCTGTTTCCGAACCCGACACCGACCATCAGCCTCTCCCCCAGGGAGACCGATATCCTCTCGCACGTGGCGCTGGGATGGTCGAATGCCAGGATCGCCGAAGGGCTGGGGCTGCGGGAATCGACCGTGAAGTCCTACCTGAACACGGCCATGGTCAAACTCTCTGCCGGAACCCGGCATGAGGCAGTGTCCGTCGCCAGATCGGCCGGGGCTCTGCCCTGA
- a CDS encoding TrkH family potassium uptake protein: protein MSKNSPQRFDRLLRPGRWVRDFVDDLAVASPARLAIGSFVAVVAFFAILLMLPASMRDPGSVSEAQHIANAIFVAVSSVCVTGLTPVVTENYWSDFGISVITAGIQVGGLGILTLASVLGMAVSRRLGVRQRLIAQQATSALNLGQVGTLLKTVVITIVTAEAILAVLMFPRFLIRGESIGDALWYSVFYSISAFNNAGFTIHPGGGAYFASDPWILSLLMLGVFVGALGFPVVLMIAMQWNHPKKWDLHTKLTLTTTTVVLAIGLVFLLIFESANPDTLGDKNAGHTFVEVLFMAVMPRSGGFSTMEIADMSQSSHLLMDLMMFIGGGSSSTAGGIKVTTVAVLVLAAYTEARGLQDVHVFGRRLTSSTIKLAISVLLTGAIIVFIGTLMMLQISAEPLDKVLFEVISAFGTVGLSSGVSATVNEAGLYCLSVIMLIGRLGTITLAAALSMQDSVRLYRYPEERPVVG, encoded by the coding sequence GTGTCCAAGAATTCCCCACAGCGCTTCGACCGGCTCCTGCGCCCGGGTCGGTGGGTCCGCGACTTCGTCGACGACCTCGCCGTTGCCTCGCCGGCACGACTGGCGATCGGCTCCTTCGTCGCGGTAGTGGCATTCTTCGCGATCCTTCTGATGCTGCCGGCGAGCATGCGCGACCCCGGGTCGGTCTCTGAAGCCCAGCACATCGCCAATGCGATCTTCGTAGCCGTGTCCTCGGTCTGCGTGACCGGGCTGACCCCGGTGGTCACGGAGAACTACTGGTCAGACTTCGGAATCTCGGTCATCACCGCCGGAATCCAGGTCGGAGGTCTGGGAATCCTCACCCTCGCGTCGGTGCTGGGCATGGCGGTCTCCCGCCGGCTGGGAGTCAGGCAGCGCCTCATCGCCCAACAGGCCACCTCGGCTCTCAATCTGGGTCAGGTCGGCACCTTGCTCAAGACCGTCGTCATCACCATCGTCACCGCCGAGGCGATTCTCGCGGTGCTGATGTTCCCCCGGTTCCTCATCCGCGGCGAGAGCATCGGCGATGCCCTCTGGTACTCCGTGTTCTACTCGATCTCGGCGTTCAACAACGCGGGCTTCACGATCCACCCGGGCGGCGGAGCCTATTTCGCCTCTGATCCGTGGATCCTCTCGCTGCTCATGCTCGGCGTCTTCGTCGGTGCTCTGGGCTTCCCGGTCGTGCTCATGATCGCGATGCAGTGGAACCATCCCAAGAAATGGGACCTGCACACGAAGCTGACCCTGACGACGACGACCGTGGTCCTGGCCATCGGTCTTGTGTTTCTCCTCATCTTCGAATCGGCCAACCCGGACACGTTGGGTGACAAGAACGCCGGACACACCTTCGTCGAGGTCCTGTTCATGGCGGTGATGCCGCGTTCGGGCGGGTTCTCGACCATGGAGATCGCGGACATGAGCCAGTCCTCGCACCTGCTCATGGACCTCATGATGTTCATCGGCGGCGGATCCTCGTCCACGGCCGGCGGCATCAAGGTCACGACCGTGGCCGTGCTCGTGCTGGCCGCCTATACCGAAGCTCGCGGTCTGCAGGACGTACACGTCTTCGGACGGCGACTGACGTCCTCGACGATCAAACTCGCGATCTCGGTTCTGCTCACGGGTGCCATCATCGTCTTCATCGGCACGCTGATGATGCTGCAGATCTCTGCCGAACCTTTGGACAAGGTGCTGTTCGAGGTGATCTCCGCGTTCGGCACCGTGGGTTTGAGCTCCGGGGTCTCGGCCACCGTCAACGAGGCAGGCCTGTACTGTCTGTCCGTGATCATGCTCATCGGCCGTCTCGGTACGATTACACTGGCGGCAGCCCTGTCCATGCAGGACTCGGTGCGCCTGTACCGCTATCCCGAAGAAAGGCCGGTCGTTGGCTAA
- a CDS encoding redox-sensing transcriptional repressor Rex, producing MGEILSANSIEGVVRKDVPERVISRLPIYLQTVETIAATGQSTVSSETLAARSGVSSSILRKDLSQLGRSGRRGVGYSCEDLASTLRTFLGLDRARTVAIIGAGRLGSALADYAGFKRRGLSLTAIFDTDEAKIGTVIGTLPVSDLNELATWPEAIDLVVMAVPASAAPAAAHIAAEAGVRGILNFAPTVLDAPDTVRVHQVDLASELQVLAYYSALESAPLNPGFEEHRN from the coding sequence GTGGGCGAGATTCTGTCCGCCAACAGCATTGAGGGTGTCGTCCGCAAGGACGTGCCCGAACGCGTCATCTCCCGACTCCCGATCTACCTGCAGACGGTTGAGACGATCGCCGCAACGGGCCAGTCAACGGTGTCCTCGGAGACCTTGGCGGCCCGCAGCGGCGTCTCATCGTCGATTCTGCGCAAGGACCTGTCCCAGCTGGGACGCTCGGGCCGGCGCGGAGTCGGCTACTCCTGCGAAGACCTCGCCTCGACTCTGCGCACCTTCCTCGGTCTCGATCGAGCGCGCACCGTCGCGATCATCGGCGCCGGTCGCCTGGGCTCGGCCCTGGCAGACTACGCAGGATTCAAACGCCGCGGACTTTCACTCACCGCAATCTTCGACACCGATGAGGCCAAGATCGGAACCGTGATCGGCACTCTGCCGGTCTCCGACCTCAACGAACTCGCCACCTGGCCCGAGGCCATCGACCTCGTCGTCATGGCAGTACCCGCATCTGCGGCACCGGCGGCGGCGCACATCGCCGCCGAAGCCGGCGTGCGCGGCATCCTGAACTTCGCACCCACCGTGCTCGACGCCCCGGACACCGTCCGCGTGCATCAAGTCGATCTGGCCAGTGAGCTGCAAGTACTCGCATACTATTCGGCGCTTGAATCGGCACCGCTCAACCCAGGTTTTGAGGAGCACAGGAATTGA
- a CDS encoding DUF485 domain-containing protein: MTDPVSTRVDFLVEEENPEFKALKRKRFSVVIPLSIGFMAWYFLYVILSTYAHDFMSTKVVGEINLGLILGLLQFVTTFAITMFYVSFANKKLDPPASAIRERLQHQTEGTTP, translated from the coding sequence ATGACCGATCCCGTCAGTACTCGGGTCGATTTCCTCGTCGAAGAGGAGAATCCCGAATTCAAAGCACTCAAGCGCAAAAGGTTCTCGGTGGTGATACCACTGTCGATCGGATTCATGGCATGGTACTTCCTCTACGTCATCCTGAGCACCTACGCGCACGATTTCATGTCCACGAAGGTCGTCGGTGAGATCAACCTCGGGTTGATCCTCGGCCTTCTGCAGTTCGTGACGACCTTCGCGATCACGATGTTCTATGTGTCGTTCGCAAACAAGAAACTCGATCCGCCTGCCTCGGCGATCCGTGAACGCCTCCAGCACCAGACGGAAGGAACCACCCCATGA
- a CDS encoding solute symporter family protein, producing the protein MSAIAIGDLFASGLDKVSQGVTEVENNPVLNITIFAAFVAVTMFIVLRASKNNKSASDYYAGGRSFTGPQNGFAIAGDYLSAASFLGICGAIAVNGYDGFLYSIGFLVAWLVALLIVAELMRNTGKFTMADVLSFRLKQRPVRMAAALSTLAVCFFYLLAQMAGAGGLVSLLMGIDGKVGQSLVVAVVGALMIIYVLVGGMKGTTWVQIVKAVLLILGAFAMTIWVLALNGFNFSSLLASAVNNSGVGEAILEPGQKYGENPLDFISLALALVLGTAGLPHVLMRFYTVPSAKEARRSVVWAIWLIGGFYLFTLVLGYGAAALVGADAIENAPGGVNSAAPLLALHLGGPILMGFISAVAFATILAVVAGLAITAAASFAHDIYASVIKKGKVEDPDAEVKIARRTVIVIGAVAIIGGIGVQGQNIAFLVALAFAVAASANLPTIVYSLFWKRFTTRGAVWSIYGGLGSAIVLIAFSPVVSGSETAMIPGADFVLFPLSNPGIISIPLGFILGWIASITDKTVESPELAAEMDVRAHTGFGAEEAVEH; encoded by the coding sequence ATGAGCGCTATCGCCATAGGAGACCTGTTCGCCTCCGGCCTCGACAAAGTGTCTCAGGGCGTGACCGAGGTCGAGAACAACCCCGTTCTCAACATCACGATCTTCGCGGCCTTCGTCGCGGTGACCATGTTCATCGTTCTGCGGGCCAGCAAGAACAATAAATCAGCGTCCGACTACTATGCGGGCGGGCGGTCCTTCACCGGCCCACAGAACGGCTTCGCGATCGCCGGTGACTATCTGTCCGCGGCCTCGTTTCTCGGCATCTGCGGAGCGATCGCGGTCAACGGCTACGACGGCTTCCTCTACTCCATCGGCTTCCTCGTCGCCTGGCTCGTCGCGCTGCTCATCGTCGCGGAGCTGATGCGCAACACAGGCAAGTTCACGATGGCCGACGTGCTTTCGTTCCGCCTCAAGCAGCGTCCTGTGCGCATGGCAGCAGCCTTGTCGACCCTGGCCGTGTGCTTCTTCTACCTCCTAGCGCAGATGGCCGGAGCCGGTGGCCTCGTGTCGCTGCTCATGGGCATCGACGGCAAGGTCGGCCAATCGCTGGTCGTCGCCGTGGTGGGTGCTCTTATGATCATCTACGTGCTGGTCGGCGGTATGAAGGGAACCACTTGGGTCCAGATCGTCAAGGCGGTCCTGCTCATCCTCGGTGCCTTCGCAATGACCATCTGGGTGCTCGCCCTCAACGGGTTCAACTTCTCGAGCCTGCTGGCCTCAGCAGTCAACAACTCAGGCGTCGGCGAGGCCATCCTGGAACCAGGGCAGAAATACGGTGAGAACCCGCTCGACTTCATCTCCCTGGCTCTGGCCCTGGTGCTCGGCACCGCTGGTCTGCCTCACGTCCTGATGCGCTTCTACACGGTGCCTTCAGCGAAGGAGGCTCGTCGTTCGGTCGTCTGGGCGATCTGGCTCATCGGTGGCTTCTACCTGTTCACCCTCGTCCTCGGATACGGTGCGGCAGCACTTGTGGGTGCTGACGCGATCGAGAACGCACCGGGCGGAGTGAATTCGGCGGCACCGCTGCTGGCGCTCCACCTCGGCGGGCCCATCCTCATGGGCTTCATCTCGGCAGTGGCGTTCGCGACGATCCTGGCCGTGGTTGCCGGCCTCGCGATCACTGCGGCGGCCTCCTTCGCTCACGATATCTATGCGAGCGTGATTAAGAAGGGCAAGGTCGAAGACCCCGATGCCGAGGTCAAGATCGCGCGTCGCACCGTCATCGTCATCGGTGCTGTGGCGATCATCGGCGGCATCGGAGTGCAGGGCCAGAACATTGCGTTCCTCGTGGCACTCGCTTTCGCCGTTGCAGCCAGTGCGAACCTGCCGACGATCGTCTACTCGCTGTTCTGGAAGCGCTTCACGACTCGCGGCGCCGTGTGGTCGATCTACGGCGGTCTGGGATCCGCGATTGTGCTGATCGCCTTCTCCCCGGTCGTCTCCGGTTCCGAGACCGCGATGATCCCGGGAGCAGACTTCGTGCTCTTCCCACTGTCGAACCCCGGAATCATCTCGATTCCCCTCGGCTTCATCCTCGGCTGGATCGCGTCGATCACCGATAAGACCGTTGAGAGCCCCGAGCTGGCAGCGGAGATGGACGTTCGTGCCCACACCGGATTCGGCGCCGAGGAGGCTGTCGAACACTGA
- the proC gene encoding pyrroline-5-carboxylate reductase — MTTIASIGTGNMGTALLKGILSADEKLDVRATTNSAASAKRLAAELPNATVTSVEDDAEANRKAAEGADFVFLGVKPWMMAETVRDLSPSLNAGSVLVSMAAGVAMADLATLAPQNPIVRIMPNTPSSIGHGVIALAPSAKVDGTTVDTLRTLLSGAGLVVALDEAEIPAMTGISGSGVAYFFLLAETMIAAGMKMGLSEETAKQMVVATADGAGRLLTEKPDPSAQRQAVSSKGGTTLAGLQTFIDAGLFDTTAAAAQAAGDRSLEMEKENSEVING; from the coding sequence TTGACCACAATCGCCTCCATCGGCACCGGAAACATGGGTACGGCACTGCTCAAGGGAATCCTCAGCGCCGACGAGAAGCTCGACGTTCGAGCGACAACGAATTCGGCCGCCTCGGCGAAACGACTTGCCGCAGAACTCCCCAACGCCACCGTCACCTCCGTCGAGGATGATGCTGAGGCCAACCGGAAGGCTGCCGAAGGCGCCGACTTCGTCTTCCTCGGAGTCAAACCGTGGATGATGGCCGAGACCGTGCGTGACCTGTCCCCGAGCCTGAACGCCGGCTCAGTCCTCGTCTCGATGGCTGCCGGTGTCGCCATGGCCGACCTGGCCACCCTGGCACCGCAGAACCCGATCGTGCGGATTATGCCCAACACCCCCAGCTCCATCGGGCACGGCGTCATCGCCCTTGCCCCCTCCGCGAAGGTGGACGGCACCACCGTGGACACGCTGCGGACACTGCTGTCGGGAGCCGGACTCGTTGTGGCCTTGGATGAAGCCGAGATCCCGGCGATGACAGGTATCTCAGGCTCCGGTGTCGCCTATTTCTTCCTCCTGGCCGAGACCATGATCGCCGCCGGTATGAAGATGGGGCTGAGCGAGGAGACCGCCAAGCAGATGGTCGTGGCCACCGCGGACGGAGCAGGTCGGCTCCTGACCGAGAAGCCGGACCCGAGCGCGCAGCGTCAGGCCGTCTCCAGCAAAGGTGGGACCACGCTCGCCGGCCTGCAGACCTTCATCGATGCGGGACTCTTCGACACCACAGCGGCGGCAGCGCAGGCCGCTGGCGACCGTTCCCTGGAGATGGAGAAGGAGAACTCCGAGGTCATCAACGGCTGA
- a CDS encoding 30S ribosomal protein bS22 — translation MGSVIKKRRKRMSKKKHRKQLRKTRHQRRNKK, via the coding sequence GTGGGCTCAGTCATCAAGAAGCGCCGCAAGCGTATGTCGAAGAAGAAGCACCGTAAGCAGCTTCGTAAGACACGTCACCAGCGTCGCAACAAGAAGTAA
- a CDS encoding sugar phosphate isomerase/epimerase family protein gives MSRVKRSKSSRKVYTAKNSARSNFRRHREYFDNHEVYDHDTQHSSDHTIRIGLSSSSVSPMTVAETFAQAAKHGYDGVEIMVTHNAETRDVDLINGLAAETGLEVMSLHAPTLLFLPRVLHKDHWEKLRITANLAKAVGAKTVVLHPPFRWQGEYALGFVEGVRQVSEETGVVLAVENMYPWRAGVREILVYYPDWNPLDEDYDALTFDFSHASTAGMNALETVSEIFDKLRHVHLTDGSGSLTDEHLIPGAGTMPVAETLQHLAKHNWSGDIVVEVNTRFVAKKSTREQMLADSLAFAREHLGLAPEASHRNSSSHVRTSELRANGNPTSGNPASEIRANDGQPNS, from the coding sequence ATGAGCAGGGTGAAACGGTCGAAGTCATCACGGAAGGTCTATACCGCGAAGAATTCAGCGCGGTCCAATTTCCGACGCCACCGTGAGTACTTCGACAATCACGAAGTCTATGACCACGACACTCAGCACAGTTCCGACCACACGATCCGAATCGGTCTCTCCAGTTCCTCGGTGTCGCCGATGACCGTGGCCGAGACCTTCGCACAGGCTGCCAAGCACGGTTATGACGGCGTCGAGATCATGGTCACCCACAACGCCGAGACCCGCGACGTCGACCTCATCAACGGTCTGGCCGCAGAGACGGGCCTCGAAGTCATGTCTCTGCATGCACCGACCCTGCTCTTCCTGCCCCGCGTCCTGCACAAGGACCACTGGGAGAAGCTGCGCATCACCGCCAACCTCGCCAAGGCGGTCGGCGCGAAGACTGTGGTCCTGCACCCGCCCTTCCGCTGGCAGGGGGAGTACGCCCTAGGCTTCGTCGAAGGCGTTCGACAGGTGTCCGAGGAGACCGGAGTCGTCCTCGCCGTGGAGAACATGTACCCCTGGCGCGCGGGCGTACGCGAGATCCTCGTCTACTATCCCGACTGGAACCCTCTCGACGAGGACTATGACGCTCTCACCTTCGACTTCTCCCACGCCTCGACGGCCGGAATGAACGCGCTCGAGACCGTCTCGGAGATCTTCGACAAACTTCGACACGTCCACCTCACCGACGGCTCCGGATCCCTCACGGACGAACACCTGATCCCCGGTGCAGGCACCATGCCCGTAGCCGAGACGCTGCAGCACCTGGCCAAACACAATTGGTCCGGCGACATCGTCGTCGAAGTCAACACTCGCTTCGTCGCGAAGAAGTCCACGCGAGAGCAGATGCTCGCAGACTCACTCGCCTTCGCCCGCGAGCATCTCGGGCTCGCACCTGAGGCCAGCCACCGCAATTCTTCCAGCCATGTCCGCACCAGCGAGTTGCGCGCGAATGGGAACCCCACGAGTGGGAATCCCGCGAGCGAGATCCGCGCGAACGACGGACAGCCGAACTCCTGA